The following proteins are co-located in the Telopea speciosissima isolate NSW1024214 ecotype Mountain lineage chromosome 9, Tspe_v1, whole genome shotgun sequence genome:
- the LOC122640456 gene encoding kxDL motif-containing protein CG10681-like, with protein sequence MEMEQSEREAIRDASEDISRQFNTLVNANDVDTLKQLQELVLGRLQDSNAVLSHFNAFSDKCFSGISGDLSKNTLLLRSMKIDLDYIFQKLRSMKAKILATYPDAIPDPSTMQKLDQRPDLERFQ encoded by the exons ATGGAGATGGAGCAGTCGGAGAGGGAAGCGATCAGAGACGCTTCTGAAGATATTTCTCGGCAGTTCAATACACTAGTTAACGCTAACGATGTCGATACGCTCAAGCAATTGCAGGAACTAGT ATTGGGAAGATTACAGGATAGCAATGCTGTCTTATCGCATTTCAATGCTTTTTCGGACAAGTGCTTTTCAGGGATTTCTGGCGATTTATCAAAGAATACACTTCTCTTAAGGTCCATGAAGATAGACCTTGATTATATATTTCAGAAGCTGAG AAGCATGAAGGCCAAGATCTTGGCTACCTATCCAGATGCAATTCCTGATCCTTCAACAATGCAGAAGCTTGACCAAAGACCAGACCTTGAGAGATTTCAATAA
- the LOC122638989 gene encoding disease resistance protein RUN1-like, which translates to MGAEITYGACSSTRQWKYDVFLSFCGQDTRTNFTDFLFNWLVRDGIRTFRDDKELNRGENISSELMEAIESSRIAIIVFSENYASSTWCLTELVKILDCKKNDGQIEKVIPVFYKVDPSDVRHQRNTYEKAFKEQEEHLKDKMDMWRAALTEAANMAGWDQRNFADGHEAELVKKVVEEVLTIVNQTCLHVAKHPIGLDSHIEHIGHLLKDGLDGRIIGIYGSGGIGKTTIAKAVFNDIFKKFEGSSFLANVREVSSQHKGLALLQKQLLSDILTRKDIDIDNEDSGIIIIKERLRCKRVLIILDDVDEMKQFDKLVGGRDCFGPGSRIVVTTRDDHLLNILEVDEKYRVKTMNQYESLQLFSRFVFQQNYPSEDYVQLSNDVIHYAGGLPLALVILGSLLSKRSQAEWERELEKLRKIPNGQILETLEISYNALDDFDRIIFLDISCFFIGKDKNYVITILDACGLGGEAGIKLLTERSLVAIDDDNNLYMHDLIRDMGREIVRKQSPQKPGGRSRLWDTNDAIDVLINLTGTDAVEGLQLNLDQCNVEEFGLLTIEGFSKMPNLRLLEVNGPGSSITIDWKQSLPQWVCCFKNLVWVSWEGFPFEYIPNNFHLGKLVILDMKESKLKEVWKGTKYLTKLKDLNLSNSKCLTRTPDFAGLPNLEKLILGGCDSLYEVHESIDCLKKLVKLDLGCCSNLRNLPSGISKLSSLETVDISICSSYSSISRFEKLPERIGNLTGSWFGSIQKIPFSFELPNNLTTSNHSLPYGSAARVSVSFDGCCSLKHLTLENCKLTDDNIPEDFWMLYSLESLNLSLNNFESLPSSIGQLSKLETLKLWDCQNLKSLSMLPSSLRSLDASYCSELKGLPNLSNLKHLRMLDISFCEKLTEIEGLEGLKSATTIKLNDCTNLKGFVKKRFFQDISKDLGNHNVCDILLSGYEIPEWFRFQSESSNSLSCEVTQLHNMEMQGLIICIVFSCTGIALSYDGVEVDGVEVVVFNESKNHTWKHEVAISFDSEETATCVLKIPNCVWKSIAGYGDSINVSLPNGCFLDKSCQLKKIGVHFFYASHNMRVYRRKILKHH; encoded by the exons ATGGGTGCCGAGATTACCTATGGAGCCTGTTCTTCCACCCGTCAGTGGAAGTATGATGTCTTCTTAAGTTTTTGCGGTCAGGACACTCGAACTAACTTCACCGATTTCCTGTTTAACTGGTTGGTACGGGATGGGATTCGCACCTTTAGAGACGATAAAGAGTTAAACAGAGGAGAGAATATTTCTTCAGAACTGATGGAAGCCATCGAAAGTTCTAGGATTGCCATTATCGTCTTCTCCGAGAATTATGCTTCTTCAACCTGGTGCCTTACTGAGCTGGTGAAGATTCTggattgcaaaaaaaatgatggcCAAATAGAAAAGGTTATACCTGTTTTCTACAAGGTGGATCCATCGGATGTTAGGCATCAGCGTAACACTTATGAGAAGGCATTTAAGGAACAGGAAGAGCATTTGAAGGATAAGATGGATATGTGGAGGGCTGCTCTTACAGAAGCTGCGAATATGGCAGGGTGGGATCAAAGAAATTTTGCAGATGG GCATGAGGCGGAGCTTGTAAAGAAAGTTGTTGAAGAAGTGTTGACAATAGTGAACCAGACATGCTTGCACGTTGCAAAACATCCAATCGGGTTAGATTCCCACATTGAGCACATAGGTCATTTGCTAAAAGATGGATTGGATGGTCGCATCATAGGGATATACGGCTCTGGTGGAATAGGTAAGACAACTATAGCGAAGGCTGTTTTTAACgacatatttaaaaaatttgaaggTAGCAGTTTCCTTGCTAATGTTAGAGAGGTTTCAAGCCAACACAAAGGTTTAGCTCTCTTACAAAAACAGCTACTCTCTGATATTTTGACGAGAAAAGACATAGACATAGACAATGAGGACAGTGGAATAATTATTATCAAAGAACGTCTACGCTGTAAAAGAGTCCTTATTATTCTTGACGATGTTGATGAAATGAAACAATTTGATAAATTGGTTGGAGGGCGTGATTGTTTTGGTCCAGGAAGTCGAATCGTCGTAACAACTAGAGACGATCATTTGCTAAATATCCTGGAGGTGGATGAAAAATATAGAGTCAAGACAATGAATCAATATGAATCCCTTCAACTTTTCAGTCGCTTTGTCTTTCAACAAAATTATCCATCAGAAGACTATGTGCAGCTCTCAAATGATGTAATACATTATGCAGGGGGCCTTCCATTAGCTCTTGTGATTTTGGGTTCTCTTCTATCCAAAAGAAGTCAAGCTGAGTGGGAAAGGGAATTGGAGAAATTAAGAAAGATACCCAATGGTCAGATTTTAGAAACACTTGAAATAAGTTATAATGCATTAGATGATTTTGACAGGATCATATTCCTTGATATATCATGCTTTTTCATTGGAAAGGACAAAAACTATGTAATTACAATTCTAGATGCTTGTGGTTTGGGCGGAGAAGCTGGAATTAAACTTCTCACAGAGAGGTCTTTGGTAGCAATTGATGACGATAACAATCTATATATGCATGATCTGATTCGAGACATGGGAAGGGAAATTGTTCGCAAACAGTCTCCTCAGAAGCCTGGAGGACGTAGTAGATTGTGGGACACTAATGATGCCATTGATGTATTGATAAACCTCACT GGAACTGATGCAGTTGAAGGCCTTCAATTAAACTTGGATCAATGTAATGTGGAAGAGTTTGGCTTGTTGACCATtgaaggattttctaaaatgccTAATCTAAGATTACTCGAGGTTAATGGTCCAGGATCCAGCATCACTATAGATTGGAAACAGTCTCTTCCGCAGTGGGTTTGTTGTTTCAAAAACTTAGTTTGGGTTAGTTGGGAAGGATTCCCCTTCGAATATATACCAAATAATTTTCATCTGGGGAAACTTGTCATTCTTGACATGAAAGAAAGCAAACTAAAAGAAGTTTGGAAGGGAACAAAG TATCTCACAAAGTTGAAGGACCTCAATCTTAGTAATTCAAAGTGCCTAACCCGTACCCCAGACTTCGCAGGGCTCCCGAATCTTGAGAAACTAATTCTCGGAGGTTGTGACAGTTTGTATGAAGTCCATGAAAGTATTGATTGTCTTAAGAAACTTGTAAAGTTGGATCTAGGGTGTTGCAGCAATCTCAGGAATCTTCCGAGTGGTATTAGTAAATTGTCGTCGCTTGAAACGGTTGATATTTCTATATGTTCAAGCTATAGTTCTATCTCAAGATTTGAAAAATTACCAGAGAGAATCGGGAACTTGACAGGTTCATGGTTTGGAAGTATACAAAAAATACCTTTTTCCTTTGAACTTCCAAACAACCTTACCACTTCCAATCATTCTTTGCCATATGGTTCAGCAGCTCGAGTTTCagtttcttttgatggttgttgCTCCTTAAAACACTTGACTCTGGAAAATTGCAAGCTAACAGATGATAATATACCTGAGGATTTTTGGATGTTATACTCTTTGGAGTCATTGAATCTATCTCTGAACAACTTTGAGAGCCTTCCATCTAGCATTGGCCAGCTTTCAAAACTTGAAACTCTGAAATTGTGGGATTGCCAGAATCTCAAATCACTCTCCATGCTTCCATCAAGTTTGCGTTCTCTTGATGCATCGTATTGCAGCGAGTTGAAAGGGTTACCAAATCTGTCAAACTTGAAGCACCTAAGGATGCTAGATATTTCATTCTGTGAAAAGCTGACTGAAATTGAAGGTTTAGAGGGTTTGAAGTCTGCAACAACTATTAAATTAAATGATTGCACCAATTTGAAAGGCTTTGTCAAGAAGAGATTCTTTCAG GACATATCTAAAGACCTTGGAAATCATAACGTCTGTGACATCTTATTAAGTGGGTATGAGATACCGGAGTGGTTTAGGTTTCAAAGTGAGTCGTCAAATTCATTATCTTGTGAGGTTACTCAACTTCATAACATGGAGATGCAAGGGTTGATTATATGCATTGTTTTTTCATGCACTGGAATAGCTTTGAGCTATGATGGAGTAGAGGTTGATGGAGTAGAGGTTGTAGTTTTTAATGAATCAAAGAATCATACATGGAAGCACGAAGTAGCAATTTCATTTGACAGTGAAGAAACAGCTACTTGCGTGTTAAAGATACCGAATTGTGTTTGGAAATCAATTGCTGGATATGGGGATTCTATCAATGTTTCACTCCCAAACGGATGCTTTCTCGACAAGAGTTGTCAGTTGAAGAAAATTGGGGTCCATTTCTTCTATGCGTCACACAACATGAGAGTTTATCGGAggaaaattctgaagcatcacTAA